The nucleotide sequence TTGGAGGAGCGCGAGGAAGTAGGTTTGGTCCTTGTTGGGGTCGGCCCCTTCGATGAGCGCGAAGGTGCCGTCGTCAAGCCGGGTGCGTTGCGCGTAATGACCGGTGGCGACGGCGTCGAAATCGTGGTCTCGTGCCCATTGCGCGAATACACCGAATTTAATGTCGCGGTTGCACATCACGTCGGGGTTGGGGGTCTGGCCGCGTTGGTAGCCGTCGAGCAGGTAGGCCACGACGCGTTCGCGGTATTCCTCCATGAGGTTGACGACCCGAAATGGAATGCCGAGGTGATCGGCCACGGCGCGAGCGTCGACGATGTCCTGTTCCCACGGACAGTCGCCGATGATTTCATCCTCGTTGATCCAGTTCTTCATGTAAGCCGCTTCGACGTCGTGGCCGGCCTCTTTGAGCACGAGCGCGGCCACGGCGCTGTCGACGCCGCCGGAGAGGGCGACCAGAATTCGCTCGGAGGATTTCATGAAGGCGCAGGGTTAATCATGAATCGGGGCGGGCGTCACCACGCTATTTGTGTGATTCGCGGATGTGGAGGCCGTCGGTATGGCTTGTGCACTGCGCGATAGTTTTTTCGACATCATGATTTGTCTTTGTCCTTTTGCGGGTTTCTTGCGGCTAATGCTTCTTACTGATGTCTAATCGCGCGAACCGGATTCTCCAAGCTTGGTTGACCACGCCCACCAGCGGCGTGCTGGAACTGGCCAAAGATTGGCGGGCGCGCCAGTCGCCGCCCATCAAACTCTCCGGTGGGTTGCGGGTGAGGGCGCTGACGCGGCAAGCCGATCGCACTTACGGCGAGCGGAGCGGCTATTACGTTTCCAAGGACGGTAAGATGGTTTTCATGCTGCCGAAATCGGCGCATCCCAAGCCATTTGCCCGACGCACGCCGGTTTACGTCGCGGGAGATTTCAATGGTTGGGGGGAGGCGATCGGCCAGGAAGCCTGGCGCTTGACCGAGTCGTCCCTGGGGGATGATACCGTGCTGATGTGGACCGGTGACGCCGAGCCGTTCCTCAAAAACCCGGCGCTGGGGTTTAAATTTGTCACCGAAGATGGACACTGGTTCGACGTGCCGGCCGACGCGCCCAACGTCAGCGCGCCGGATTCGGGCAATCGCAACCGTCTCATCGATGCCGATCGCACGGGGCTGCACCTGTTTGCCTTCGAGCTCAATCAGCCCGTCGACCTCACGCAGGCATGGCGGGCTCATTGGGTCGGGGGAGAAGGGGACAACTCCGTGCCGCTTCGTCCGGGCACCTTTTTTAATCAGCTGAAGACCAACCTCGCTCTCGGCGCCACGGTGGATGCGGGCTGCACTACGTTTCGCTTGTTCGCGCCGCGGGCCCAACAGGTTGATCTCGTGCTGGCGCCCCCGGAGGAAGGGGTGGAGCCCGAGCGGGTGGCCTTGGAGCGCAGCGCGGACGACACGACGGTATGGGAGGTCGCTCTCGAAGGTAATCTGCACGGTTGGTCGTATTCCTACCGGCTCAGCGGACCGCGTGATGAGTTCGGCCTGTTTGATCCGGAGCAACCCGTGCTCGATCCTTATGCGCGGGCGGCGCTCGGACGCGAAGGGCCGGGCTTGGTCGTGGATGCGGCCAAAACTCGTCGTCGGCCGGACGGTTTCAAAGCCCCGGCATGGCAGGACTTGATCATCTGCGAGGCCCATGTGCGGGATTTGGTCGCCATGGCACCAATCGCCATGGATGAAGCCGAGCGTCGCACGTTTGCCGGGTTGACCAAGTGGGTGGAGAGTCCGGGGTTTTACCTTTCCCAGCTCGGCGTGAACTGCGTCGAGCTCCAGCCGATCCAGGAATTCGATAACGTCACGCCCGAGGAGTATCACTGGGGTTACATGACCAACAACTTCTTCGCGCCGGAGAGCAGCTACGCGTTGGACCCGGCGACGGGCTCGGGCATGGCTGAGTTCCAGCAATTGGTGTCGGCGTTTCACCGTCGGGGCATCGCGGTGGTATTGGACGTCGTTTACAACCATGTGGGCGTGCCGGGACACCTGATGTTCATCGACAAGCTCTACTATTTCAACGTCACCAAGGACGGTGATCTCATGAACTGGAGCGGCTGCGGTAATGACCTGCGGGCCGATGCCGCCATGGCGAAGCAGTTGATCATCGATAGCTGCACGCATCTGCTCGAAACCTACGGCGTGGATGGTTTCCGCTTCGACCTGGCGGAATTGCTCGGGGCCGACGTATTGAAGGACATCGAGTTCTCCCTCAAGCGGGTGAAACCCGACGTCATCCTCATCGCTGAACCGTGGAGTTTCCGCGGCCACATCGCGGGGGCCTTGGCCGATTCCGGATGGGCCTCGTGGAACGACGGCTACCGCCGTTTCCTCAAGGACTATATCAAAGGCCACAGTTCCCGCGAAGCGTTTGAGTATCACCTCAAAGGCTCCCCGTGGCACTTCGCGAAATGGCCGGCCCAGACGGTCAACTACGTCGAGTCCCACGATGATCGCACCTGGATCGACGAGATCTCGGAGAACGAAGATGGCAGCGGCCACCTGCCGACGGCCAACGATCGACGCCGCACGCACCTCATGGCGGCGGTGCTGTTTTCCTCGATCGGCATTCCCATGATCTCGGCCGGTCAGGATTTCCTGCGTTCCAAGCACGGCATCAACAACACGTATCAACGCGGCGACCTCAACGCGCTCGATTACCGCCGCCTGGAACGATTCTCCGGCACCCACGCCTATTTTGCTGAATGGATCGCCTTTCGTCGCTCGTCCACCGGCCGGTTGCTCCGTCATTTCACCCGGGCATCGGAGGGGTTCTTCCAATTTTGGTGGGCCGAGGACAGCATCGCGGGCGCCGTCCTGTATAACGCCGACTTATCGCAGGGGCGGGAGCAGTTGCTCTTCGCCATCAACCCCACGATGCACGACGTTTCGATCACGATCCCGGAGGTGTTGGCGGCTGAGGAATGGACCCGGGTCGCTGACCACGAACGATTTATGCGTCCTGACGTTCCGGCCTGGAGTGGTCCCCTGGAGGCTTCGCTGTGGTTGCCCGCGCTGGGGTGCGGATTATGGCGCACGAGCTGCTGATACAGTGCCCATGCTTCGTTTACGTGACAGCAAGGATTGCGCAGGAAAACCCCTTGCCAACCTCGTTGGCGCGGATTTCGCTCCCTTTTCCCCGCGTCCACACGGACCGGTTCACCTGATTAAGCACATAACTCATACATTGGAGTAACCCATGGCAGTAAAAGTAGGCATTAACGGTTTTGGTCGCATTGGGCGTTTGGTTTTCCGCGCGCTCGTAGAGCAAGGCTTGCTCGGCGACACCCTCGACGTTGTGGCAGTGAACGATCTCGTTCCCGCCGATAACCTCGCTTACCTTCTCAAGTATGACTCTACCCAGGGTCGCTTCAAAGGCACCGTGAGCAGCAAGAAGTCCTCCCCGGACGTCGCTGAAGACGATGTGCTCGTGGTCAATGGCAAGGAGATCAAGGTTCTCGGCGTGCGCGCTGGTCCGTCCGCGCTGCCTTGGGGCGAGCTCGGCGTCGACCTCGTCATCGAATCGACCGGTCTCTTCACGCAGGACACCGCCGCTCAGGGTCACATCGACGCGGGCGCCAAGAAGGTGATCATCTCCGCGCCCGCCAAGGGCGACGTGGCCACGATCGTCATGGGCGTCAACGACGGCACCCTCGACGTGAAGACCACCAACCTCATTTCCAACGCTTCCTGCACCACGAACTGCCTCGCGCCGCTCGTGCACGTCCTCCTCAAGGAAGGCATCGGCATCGAGGAAGGTCTCATGACCACCGTCCACTCCTACACCGCGACCCAAAAGACCGTCGACGGCGCTTCCAAGAAGGACTGGAAGGGTGGCCGTTCCGCCGCCATCAACATCATCCCTTCCACCACCGGTGCCGCCAAGGCCGTGGGCCTCGTTTGCCCCGAGGTGAAGGGTAAGTTGACCGGCATGTCATTCCGCGTGCCTACCCCGACCGTTTCGGCCGTCGACCTCACCGTGAAGACCGTCAAGGAGACCTCGCTCGCCGAGATCAACGCGCTCCTCAAGGCCGCCTCCGAGACCTACCTCAAGGACATCCTCGGCTACACTGAGGACGAGGTGGCTTCCTCCGACTTCATCCACGATCCCCTGTCGTCCATCTACGACGCCGGTTCGTCGATTGAGCTCAACAGCCGCTTCTTCAAGCTCGTGAGCTGGTATGACAACGAGTGGGGCTACTCCAACCGCGTCGTCGATCTCACCAAGAAGATCGCCGCCGAGATCTAAGTCTCGCTTTTAACTGTTCCGGCCCACGGAACACACCGAACACACGGACTCATCCAGCTCATTCGCTTCCCGTGTCTTCCGTGTGTTCCGTGGGCCCTTTTTTTATCTAAACCTCCATGTCTGCCTTTAAATCCATCCGCGACCTCGCCCTGACCGGTAAACGCGTCCTGATCCGCGTCGACTTCAATGTCCCGCAGGACAAATCCACCGGCGAAATCACCAACAACCAGCGCATCGTCGCCGCGTTGCCGACCATCAAGTATGCGCTCGAGCAAGGAGCCTCCGTCGTGCTCATGAGCCACCTCGGTCGCCCGAATGGTGAGGCCAACCCCAAGTTTACGCTCAAACCTGTCGCCACCGAGCTCGGCAAGCTGCTCGACCGCGAGGTGTTGTTCGCCGCCGATTGCGTCGGCGCCGAGGTCGAGGCGCAAGCCGCCGCCCTCCAACCCGGCCAGGTGCTCCTCCTCGAGAACCTCCGCTTCCACATCGAAGAAGAGGGCAAGTCCAAGGCCGAGGATGGTTCCTCCGTCAAAGCCAGTCCCGAGGCCGTGACCGCGTTTCGCGCCAGCCTTTCCAAGATGGGTGACGTGTTCGTCAACGACGCCTTCGGCACCGCGCACCGCGCGCACTCTTCCATGGTCGGCGTCGATCTGCCGGAAAAGGCGGCCGGATTCCTCATGGAAGCCGAACTCGTCGCCTTTGGCAAAGTGCTCGACAACCCCGAGCGCCCGTTGCTCGCCATTCTCGGCGGCGCCAAGATCGCCGACAAGATCCCGCTCATCACCAATCTCCTCGAAAAGGCCGACAAGATCATCATCGGCGGCGGCATGGCCTACACCTTCAAAAAGGTGATCGATGGCATGGCGATCGGCCGCAGCCTCTTCGACGAAGAGGGCGCCAAGATCGTCGAGGAACTCTCGGCCAAGGCGAAGTCAAAGGGCGTTGAGCTCATCTTCCCGGTCGACTACGTGTGCGCCGACGATTTCAGCCCCGACGCCAACACGCAGGCCGCCGACGACGCCTCCGGCATCCCCGACGGTTGGGAAGGTCTCGACGCCGGTCCCAAGTCCATCGAGCTCTACACCGCCGCCATCCTCGCTTCGAAGACCATCATCTGGAACGGTCCGGCGGGCGTCTTTGAATTCGAAAAATTTGCCGGTGCCACCAAGGCCATGGCCGCGTCCGTCGCCGCAGCCACCGCCAAGGGCGCGACTTCCGTCGTCGGAGGTGGTGACACCGCCACGGCCGCCA is from Synoicihabitans lomoniglobus and encodes:
- a CDS encoding alpha-amylase family glycosyl hydrolase, with amino-acid sequence MSNRANRILQAWLTTPTSGVLELAKDWRARQSPPIKLSGGLRVRALTRQADRTYGERSGYYVSKDGKMVFMLPKSAHPKPFARRTPVYVAGDFNGWGEAIGQEAWRLTESSLGDDTVLMWTGDAEPFLKNPALGFKFVTEDGHWFDVPADAPNVSAPDSGNRNRLIDADRTGLHLFAFELNQPVDLTQAWRAHWVGGEGDNSVPLRPGTFFNQLKTNLALGATVDAGCTTFRLFAPRAQQVDLVLAPPEEGVEPERVALERSADDTTVWEVALEGNLHGWSYSYRLSGPRDEFGLFDPEQPVLDPYARAALGREGPGLVVDAAKTRRRPDGFKAPAWQDLIICEAHVRDLVAMAPIAMDEAERRTFAGLTKWVESPGFYLSQLGVNCVELQPIQEFDNVTPEEYHWGYMTNNFFAPESSYALDPATGSGMAEFQQLVSAFHRRGIAVVLDVVYNHVGVPGHLMFIDKLYYFNVTKDGDLMNWSGCGNDLRADAAMAKQLIIDSCTHLLETYGVDGFRFDLAELLGADVLKDIEFSLKRVKPDVILIAEPWSFRGHIAGALADSGWASWNDGYRRFLKDYIKGHSSREAFEYHLKGSPWHFAKWPAQTVNYVESHDDRTWIDEISENEDGSGHLPTANDRRRTHLMAAVLFSSIGIPMISAGQDFLRSKHGINNTYQRGDLNALDYRRLERFSGTHAYFAEWIAFRRSSTGRLLRHFTRASEGFFQFWWAEDSIAGAVLYNADLSQGREQLLFAINPTMHDVSITIPEVLAAEEWTRVADHERFMRPDVPAWSGPLEASLWLPALGCGLWRTSC
- the gap gene encoding type I glyceraldehyde-3-phosphate dehydrogenase, with product MAVKVGINGFGRIGRLVFRALVEQGLLGDTLDVVAVNDLVPADNLAYLLKYDSTQGRFKGTVSSKKSSPDVAEDDVLVVNGKEIKVLGVRAGPSALPWGELGVDLVIESTGLFTQDTAAQGHIDAGAKKVIISAPAKGDVATIVMGVNDGTLDVKTTNLISNASCTTNCLAPLVHVLLKEGIGIEEGLMTTVHSYTATQKTVDGASKKDWKGGRSAAINIIPSTTGAAKAVGLVCPEVKGKLTGMSFRVPTPTVSAVDLTVKTVKETSLAEINALLKAASETYLKDILGYTEDEVASSDFIHDPLSSIYDAGSSIELNSRFFKLVSWYDNEWGYSNRVVDLTKKIAAEI
- the pgk gene encoding phosphoglycerate kinase, whose protein sequence is MSAFKSIRDLALTGKRVLIRVDFNVPQDKSTGEITNNQRIVAALPTIKYALEQGASVVLMSHLGRPNGEANPKFTLKPVATELGKLLDREVLFAADCVGAEVEAQAAALQPGQVLLLENLRFHIEEEGKSKAEDGSSVKASPEAVTAFRASLSKMGDVFVNDAFGTAHRAHSSMVGVDLPEKAAGFLMEAELVAFGKVLDNPERPLLAILGGAKIADKIPLITNLLEKADKIIIGGGMAYTFKKVIDGMAIGRSLFDEEGAKIVEELSAKAKSKGVELIFPVDYVCADDFSPDANTQAADDASGIPDGWEGLDAGPKSIELYTAAILASKTIIWNGPAGVFEFEKFAGATKAMAASVAAATAKGATSVVGGGDTATAAKKFGVADKVSHCSTGGGASLEFLEGKTLPGVAFLTS